A single Rhopalosiphum padi isolate XX-2018 chromosome 4, ASM2088224v1, whole genome shotgun sequence DNA region contains:
- the LOC132930349 gene encoding uncharacterized protein LOC132930349, giving the protein MRTVLSLFVIIAAAVACPLLKNLKKPDCSCDVPKICPSTWNIQRFESQYATLAFQGKWYVQIATPTYMDGQNPLKTGLFCNSYPSTKNELIFQDTTPCDNSDYNTEYEVTDQSFNVYTQCIETTKTLFSPAYGKDSKYAIFNVGTEKYYKSPLIETYPFIDDNLIRHKISGSCQREYTVAVIGADKHWKQYMVLAVINRYKNFFFDDDYIIWVMTRDLVPQWSTYQKAFEDIQKSGLNPYHLISVDHSLDSLVTSLLPSGPSVPSVPTVLPGDINNVVQQTSVSTSSATKSISTDGYTSTSSSTTSTTKVETSTVVIEISSDFTSTYEIGQCDLFSPYNLQILKSLEPKSIRQALSGKYYLTEATPCSYFDSPDARVGVLNTAFPACSMQLIFDDECMDTWDYNTPHMVMDRGYNMKTGKIQATRSYITSVYPEDHPFSSTLFSYYTEGYYPDTIEELIKLKLDGMICKQPSDIYKNQVIMSIIGYKENEYLLLSIANQFKNTFYTTKTVPLVYCYTRDRIPSQSTMNSITQELLRSGVNPNYLIKIDQTNPIDDDFIFEKLYYESTVTTFSSSNNIVSTKSVSSTTVVGRSTPLVGLPDICPQNWDVKTFDDQYSTLAFQGTWNIQMATPTYMKDNNPLKTGLFCNTYPSTRNQLIFQDTTPCDDTDYNIEYEVIDQSYNLYTQCPESTKTLFSPAYGKNSKYAIFNVGTEKYYKSPLTETYPFIDDKLIRHKIEGSYQREYTIAVIGADDCWGEFMVMAVLNRYKNFFCDDDYIIWVMTRDLVPQWSTYQKAFDAIQKSGLNPYHLISVDHSLDSLPSLPTSPSVPTIQTSDVNNIVQKTSVATSTTKSINTGCSCSSSSSKTTVETSTVVIDISSDFTSTYEIGQCDLYNGIQILKSLDTKAIRRALSGKYYLAEATPCSYFDSPNSRVGILNTAFPACSMQLIFDDICMDTWDYNTPHMVMDRGYNMKTGEIQETRSYITSVYPEDHPFSSTIFSYYTEGYYPDTIEELTKLKLDGMICKQPSDIYKNQVIMSIIGYNEDDYLLLCLANQFKNPFFTSEPVYQVYAYTRDRIPSQKTMNNINQELLRAGYNPNYLIKIDQSSEIDVEYVFETSYYESTTSCWSSSSSSFSSSSSSSSYSSSSKVSAVTIGC; this is encoded by the exons ATGAGGACTGTACTGAGCCTTTTCGTTATTATTGCTGCTGCTGTGGCATGCCCACtattgaaaaatttgaaaaaaccaGACTGTAGTTGCGATGTGCCTAAAATTTGTCCTTCTACATGGAACATTCAGAGATTTGAATCTCaatat GCAACATTGGCATTCCAAGGAAAATGGTATGTACAAATAGCAACACCAACATACATGGACGGGCAAAACCCATTGAAAACTGGACTTTTCT GTAACAGTTATCCAAGCACCAAAAATGAGTTGATATTCCAGGATACCACACCTTGTGATAACTCTGACTACAACACTGAATATGAAGTGACTGATCAATCATTCAATGTCTA cacaCAATGTATTGAAACCACGAAAACATTATTCAGTCCAGCCTATGGAAAAGACAGCAAATATGCAATCTTTAACGTTGGTAcagaaaaatatt ATAAAAGCCCACTAATTGAAACATATCCATTTATTGACGACAATTTAATCAGACACAAAATCAGTGGTTCAT GCCAGAGAGAATATACAGTCGCTGTAATTGGAGCCGATAAACATTGGAAACAGTATATGGTTTTGGCTGTTATCAACAGATATAAAAACTTCTTCTTTG aCGATGATTATATCATCTGGGTAATGACAAGAGATCTTGTTCCTCAATGGAGTACCTATCAAAAAGCATTCGAAGACATTCAGAAGAGTGGTCTCAACCCATACCATTTGATAAGTGTTGATCATTCGCTAGATTCATTGGTAACATCTCTGTTACCTTCAGGACCTTCAGTACCTTCAGTACCTACAGTATTACCTGGTGATATCAATAATGTGGTACAACAAACTTCCGTCTCTACATCATCAGCAACAAAATCCATAAGTACAGACGGTTATACTTCTACGTCTTCTTCAACTACTTCAACAACCAAAGTAGAGACATCGACTGTTGTAATCGAAATAAGCTCAGATTTCACTAGCACTTATGAAATTGGACAATGTGATTTATTCAGCCCTTACAATCTCCAAATCTTGAAGAGCTTGGAACCTAAATct ATTAGACAAGCCTTGTCTGGAAAATATTACTTGACAGAAGCAACACCTTGCTCATACTTCGATAGCCCCGATGCTAGAGTCGGTGTTTTAA ATACTGCTTTCCCTGCATGCTCAATGCAACTTATTTTTGATGATGAATGTATGGATACGTGGGATTACAACACTCCTCATATGGTGATGGACCGTGGTTATAACATGAA gacCGGTAAAATTCAAGCAACGAGAAGCTATATTACTTCAGTGTATCCTGAAGACCATCCATTTTCTTCAACTCTTTTCTCATATTATACCGAAGGATATT ATCCAGATACAATTGAAGAAttgattaaacttaaattagatGGAATGATCTGCAAACAACCCTcagatatat ACAAAAACCAAGTCATCATGAGTATTATAGGATATAAAGAAAATGAATACTTATTGCTAAGTATTGCTAACCAGTTCAAGAACACTTTCTATA ctacAAAGACAGTACCTTTAGTCTATTGTTATACCAGAGACCGAATCCCAAGTCAGAGCACTATGAATAGTATTACCCAAGAACTCTTGCGTTCTGGAGTTAACCCGAATTACTTGATCAAAATTGATCAAACGAATCCAATTGATGACGAtttcatatttgaaaaattatattatgaatcaaCAGTGACCACTTTTTCTTcgtctaataatattgtttccaCGAAAAGTGTAAGTAGTACAACTGTCGTTGGAAGAAGTACTCCCTTAGTTGGACTTCCTGATATATGTCCACAGAACTGGGACGTTAAAACTTTTGACGATCAATAc TCTACCCTCGCATTCCAAGGAACATGGAACATACAAATGGCAACACCAACATACATGAAAGATAACAACCCATTGAAAACCGGACTGTTct GTAACACTTATCCAAGCACCAGAAATCAATTGATATTCCAGGATACCACACCTTGTGATGACACTGATTACAACATTGAATACGAAGTGATTGATCAATCATACAATCTTTA tacacaATGTCCAGAAAgcacaaaaacattattcagtCCAGCATATGGAAAAAACAGCAAATATGCAATCTTTAACGTTGGTACTGAAAAATACT ataaaAGCCCATTAACCGAAACATATCCATTCATTGATGACAAATTAATCAGACATAAAATCGAGGGTTCct ACCAGAGAGAATACACAATTGCTGTAATTGGAGCTGATGATTGCTGGGGAGAATTCATGGTTATGGCAGTTCTCAACAGATATAAAAACTTCTTCTGTG aCGATGATTATATCATCTGGGTAATGACAAGAGATCTTGTCCCTCAATGGAGTACCTATCAAAAAGCATTCGATGCCATTCAGAAGAGTGGTCTCAACCCATACCATTTGATAAGTGTTGATCATTCGCTAGACTCATTGCCCTCATTACCTACTTCACCTTCAGTACCCACAATTCAAACTAGTGATGTCAATAATATCGTACAAAAAACATCCGTCGCTACATCAACTACAAAATCCATTAATACTGGCTGTTCTTGTTCTTCATCTTCTTCAAAAACTACAGTAGAGACATCGACTGTTGTAATCGACATAAGCTCAGATTTCACTAGCACTTATGAAATTGGACAATGTGATTTATACAACGGTATCCAAATCTTGAAGAGCCTGGATACTAAAgct ATCAGACGTGCCTTGTCTGGAAAATATTACTTGGCCGAAGCAACACCTTGCTCGTATTTCGATAGCCCCAATTCTAGAGTCGGTATTTTAA ATACTGCTTTCCCTGCATGCTCAATGCAACTTATTTTTGATGATATATGTATGGATACATGGGATTACAACACTCCTCATATGGTGATGGACCGTGGTTATAACATGAA gacCGGCGAAATTCAAGAAACGAGAAGCTATATTACTTCAGTGTATCCTGAAGACCATCCATTTTCTTCAACTATTTTCTCATATTATACCGAAGGATATT ATCCAGATACAATTGAAGAATTGACTAAACTTAAATTAGATGGAATGATCTGCAAACAACCCTcagatatat ACAAAAACCAAGTCATTATGAGTATTATAGGATACAATGAGGATGATTACCTATTGTTGTGCCTTGCTAACCAGTTCAAGAACCCATTCTTTA CTTCGGAACCAGTATACCAAGTCTATGCCTATACAAGAGATAGAATTCCATCCCAGAAAACCATGAACAATATTAATCAAGAATTATTGCGCGCTGGATATAATCCAAATTACTTGATCAAAATAGATCAGTCCTCGGAAATAGATGTAGAATACGTATTTGAAACTTCATATTATGAATCGACAACTTCATGCTGGAGTAGTAGTAGCAGTAGCTTCAGCTCGAGTAGTAGTTCATCTTCTTACTCATCTTCATCGAAAGTTTCGGCTGTTACCATTGGgtgttaa